The following proteins are co-located in the Ensifer sp. WSM1721 genome:
- a CDS encoding PAS domain-containing sensor histidine kinase, which translates to MRRLLAGTVLLAASDAAAQASAPVARTIFGTSEVVTFSVLIGVISAAMISAIWLIRQRGNIEAENRELRANLSDANQRISRFQALIADKDRRIVIWDGLAERPEFLGQLPVETGAPQDDRDFLAFGRWIKPHSASQLEKAIEALRAQAQSFDLVLETQRNEVLEAQGRVSGGRAFVRFIALNNLRAELAELKLERDRLHTSLATFRNLFDAVDLPAWQRGTDGKLEWVNAAYAEAVETASANAAVAEGRELLATAAREKIRAVSTFDTPFRDKVSTVVKGNRTFFEVVDARGPAGSAGIAIDVSSIEAVREELARTLKSNAETLEHLATPVAIFDGDQRLQFYNQAFQSLWGLDMGFLERKPDNGEILDRLRAGGKLPEQLNWKQWKANALSVYQALDTQSDLWHLPNGQTLRVFATARPQGGATWVFENLTEKVDLETRYNTLVQVQGETIDHLAEGVAVFGPDGRIRLSNPAFRAIWGVSEAEAKPGTHIRAIEQACLASYDQPDGWKRFAHIITSFDDERPSSRGILELRTGLILDYAVIPLPNAQTMLTFVNITDSVRVERALTEKNEALRKADALKNDFVHHVSYELRSPLTNIIGFADLLKTPTFGELNERQAEYVDHIATSSSLLLTIVNDILDLATVDAGIVELDMSEVNLVDLLDDVAQQMADRLAESGVSLRVDAPDSLGRIIADQQRLKQIFIKLLTNAANFAPDGSMIDLKCWREGSDFLFSVTDTGPGIPQDVLNTVFNRFESYGQRGGAGLGLSIVESFVSLHRGAVSIRSKEGEGTEVTCRIPSAEMPKIIAAE; encoded by the coding sequence ATGCGGCGGCTTCTCGCCGGAACGGTCCTGCTCGCGGCCAGCGACGCGGCCGCCCAGGCGTCCGCTCCGGTCGCCAGAACGATATTCGGCACCTCCGAGGTGGTGACCTTCTCGGTGCTGATCGGCGTCATTTCCGCGGCGATGATTTCGGCGATCTGGCTCATCCGGCAACGCGGCAATATCGAAGCGGAAAACCGCGAGCTGCGGGCCAATCTTTCCGACGCGAACCAGCGTATTTCCCGCTTCCAGGCGCTCATCGCCGACAAGGACAGGCGCATCGTTATCTGGGACGGGCTCGCCGAACGCCCCGAATTCCTCGGTCAGCTTCCGGTCGAAACCGGGGCGCCGCAGGACGACCGCGATTTTCTTGCCTTCGGACGCTGGATCAAGCCGCATTCGGCAAGTCAGCTCGAGAAAGCGATCGAAGCCCTGCGTGCCCAGGCGCAAAGCTTCGATCTGGTGCTCGAAACGCAGCGCAACGAAGTTCTCGAAGCTCAGGGCCGCGTTTCCGGCGGACGGGCCTTCGTACGCTTCATCGCGCTTAACAATCTGAGGGCGGAACTCGCCGAACTGAAGCTCGAGCGCGATCGGCTGCATACCTCGCTCGCCACCTTCCGCAATCTCTTCGACGCGGTCGATCTTCCCGCCTGGCAGCGCGGCACCGACGGCAAGCTCGAATGGGTCAACGCGGCTTACGCCGAAGCGGTCGAAACGGCGAGCGCGAACGCGGCCGTCGCCGAGGGCCGCGAGCTGCTCGCAACCGCGGCGCGCGAGAAGATCCGCGCCGTCTCGACCTTCGACACGCCTTTCCGCGACAAGGTCTCGACCGTGGTCAAGGGCAACCGGACCTTCTTCGAGGTCGTCGACGCCCGCGGCCCGGCCGGTTCGGCCGGGATCGCCATCGACGTTTCCAGTATCGAGGCCGTGCGCGAGGAACTGGCGCGGACGCTCAAGAGCAACGCCGAGACGCTTGAGCATCTGGCGACGCCGGTCGCCATCTTCGACGGCGATCAGCGCCTGCAATTCTACAACCAGGCTTTCCAGAGTCTCTGGGGCCTCGACATGGGTTTCCTCGAGCGCAAGCCCGACAATGGCGAGATCCTCGATCGTTTGCGTGCGGGCGGCAAGCTGCCGGAGCAGCTCAACTGGAAGCAATGGAAGGCGAACGCGCTTTCGGTCTATCAGGCTCTCGACACGCAGTCCGACCTCTGGCACCTGCCGAACGGCCAGACGTTGCGCGTCTTCGCCACCGCGCGGCCTCAGGGCGGCGCGACCTGGGTCTTCGAAAACCTGACGGAGAAGGTCGACCTCGAAACCCGCTACAACACGCTCGTCCAGGTGCAGGGCGAAACGATCGACCATCTCGCCGAAGGTGTCGCCGTCTTCGGGCCGGACGGCCGCATTCGGCTGTCGAACCCGGCCTTCCGGGCAATCTGGGGCGTCAGCGAGGCGGAGGCGAAGCCCGGCACCCATATCCGCGCGATCGAGCAGGCCTGCCTCGCCTCCTACGACCAGCCGGATGGTTGGAAGCGCTTCGCCCATATCATCACAAGTTTCGACGACGAGAGGCCGTCGAGCCGCGGCATCCTCGAACTGCGCACCGGGCTGATCCTCGACTATGCCGTGATCCCGCTGCCGAACGCCCAGACGATGCTGACCTTCGTCAACATCACCGACAGCGTGCGCGTCGAGCGGGCGCTGACCGAGAAAAACGAGGCGCTGCGCAAGGCCGACGCGCTGAAGAACGATTTCGTCCACCACGTTTCCTACGAGCTGCGCTCGCCGCTGACGAACATCATCGGCTTTGCCGATCTCTTGAAGACGCCCACCTTCGGCGAGCTCAACGAGCGCCAGGCGGAATATGTCGATCACATCGCCACTTCCTCCTCGCTGCTACTCACAATCGTCAACGACATCCTCGATCTCGCGACCGTCGACGCCGGCATTGTCGAGCTCGACATGTCGGAGGTGAACCTCGTCGACCTGCTCGATGACGTGGCGCAGCAGATGGCGGATCGCCTCGCCGAGAGCGGCGTTTCGCTCCGCGTCGACGCCCCTGACAGTCTCGGCCGCATCATTGCCGACCAGCAGCGACTGAAGCAGATCTTCATCAAGCTTCTGACCAATGCCGCCAATTTCGCGCCCGACGGCAGCATGATCGACCTGAAATGCTGGCGGGAAGGCAGCGACTTTCTCTTCTCCGTCACCGACACCGGTCCGGGGATTCCGCAGGACGTGCTCAACACCGTTTTCAACCGCTTCGAGAGCTACGGCCAGCGCGGCGGCGCCGGTCTCGGGCTTTCAATCGTCGAGAGCTTCGTCAGCCTGCACCGCGGCGCGGTCTCGATCCGCAGCAAGGAGGGTGAAGGCACGGAAGTCACCTGCCGCATTCCCTCCGCCGAAATGCCGAAGATCATCGCGGCGGAATAG